A portion of the Caenorhabditis elegans chromosome III genome contains these proteins:
- the snpc-1.2 gene encoding SNAPc (Small Nuclear RNA Activating Complex) homolog (Product from WormBase gene class snpc;~Confirmed by transcript evidence), whose translation MPKGGASCLTPVYAGIRDDLNSFLRAYLQFESVRFFDYKVMFENRGMVGLFTGRHNSAEIIEFNECLLVHCLPYMEECVCPGTPRSLKERLFGLYSLYTFYYIQQEKHVVKVRMDPDSSRNFRRFAQFLLTEKIYDAYALCQKLLEDKAIKQVAFISIHDPSHFKRFYTDDKVSGVSIRTNLNDPLVNVKALVEQFDALGVIHKEYSRLKMKLGITSWMKLKDPIEELKKIIKTSLQAVESSSGVDEIVHTDHSAQQLASRGMQRSSIKDQAHSAALKFSRTRRHRSVKPVIVPAETFEYAPDPKKKKEAQETMPVSGRNGRKRGRPKSVPKSKVSNPARILYEKLAEDMISEHLSTDLTEQEAFTDRPQSSLEPQKNELFNWDAAPQDAQISNQTTEPSCGEDIFIEDFGEFKSQDDVMFTAEDFNDSLIPPLADSDSDLEIDA comes from the exons ATGCCGAAAGGCGGTGCGTCGTGCTTGACGCCAGTCTACGCAGGTATCCGAGATGATCTGAACAGTTTTCTCCGGGCTTATTTGCAATTCGAGTCTGTCAG attttttgactACAAAGTCATGTTCGAAAATCGCGGAATGGTGGGACTCTTCACCGGAAGACACAATAGTGCGGAGATTATCGAG ttcAACGAATGTCTCCTGGTACATTGCTTGCCATATATGGAGGAATGCGTCTGCCCAGGAACTCCCAGAAGCTTAAAAGAGCGGCTTTTCGGGCTTTATTCGCTCTATACTTTCTATTACATACAACAAGAAAAGCATGTCGTTAAAGTTCGTATGGACCCGGATTCATCTCGCAACTTCCGAAGGTTCGCACAGTTTCTGCTGACGGAGAAGATTTACGATGCTTATGCGTTGTGCCAGAAGTTGCTCGAGGATAAGGCTATCAAGCAAGTCGCATTCATATCGATT cacgaCCCGTCTCATTTCAAGCGATTCTACACGGATGACAAGGTATCCGGTGTGAGCATTCGCACAAATCTCAATGATCCGCTGGTCAATGTGAAAGCTCTTGTAGAGCAGTTTGACGCCTTGGGTGTGATTCATAAAGAGTATTCAAGACTGAAGATGAAGCTGGGAATCACTTCATGGATGAAGCTGAAAGACCCGATTGAGGAGCTGAAGAAGATTATCAAGACGAGCTTGCAAGCCGTGGAGAGCTCTTCCGGCGTTGACGAGATTGTGCATACAGATCACTCGGCTCAACAGCTCGCTTCTCGTGGAATGCAAAGATCGTCGATCAAGGATCAAGCTCACTCGGCGGCTCTCAAGTTTTCGAGAACTCGACGCCATCGATCAGTTAAAC CCGTTATCGTGCCTGCAGAAACTTTCGAATATGCTCCGGAtcctaaaaagaagaaagaagctCAAGAAACTATGCCAGTTTCTGGGAGAAATGGAAGAAAGCGTGGGCGTCCAAAGAGCGTGCCtaaatcaaaagtttcaaatcctGCACGAATCCTGTATGAAAAACTCGCTGAAGATATGATTTCCGAGCATCTTTCCACT gaTCTGACCGAACAAGAAGCCTTCACCGACAGGCCGCAATCAAGCCTCGAACCACAGAAAAATGAGCTGTTTAATTGGGATGCTGCTCCACAAGATGCCCAGATTTCAAATCAAACCACAGAGCCATCGTGCGGTGAAGATATTTTCA TCGAAGACTTTGGAGAATTCAAGTCCCAAGATGACGTCATGTTCACTGCAGAAGATTTCAACGATTCTCTTATTCCACCACTAGCCGATTCCGACAGCGATTTGGAAATAGACGCGTAG
- the abce-1 gene encoding ABC transporter, class E (Product from WormBase gene class abce;~Confirmed by transcript evidence), with protein sequence MSRKGPLIKNNETDVPLRIAIVEKDRCKPKNCGLACKRACPVNRQGKQCIVVEATSTISQISEILCIGCGICVKKCPYDAIKIINLPANLANETTHRYSQNSFKLHRLPTPRCGEVLGLVGTNGIGKSTALKILAGKQKPNLGNFQKEQEWTTIINHFRGSELQNYFTRILEDTLKCVIKPQYVDQIPRAAKGTVEKNLTRKHDNDNLNSVIDQMELRGLLDREIDQLSGGELQRFAIAMCCVQKADVYMFDEPSSYLDVKQRLKAAAIIRERVSDTNYVVVVEHDLAVLDYLSDFICCLYGVPGVYGVVTLPSGVREGINMFLEGFIRTENMRFRESKLSFKTSEQQEDIKRTGNIKYPSMSKTLGNFHLDVEAGDFSDSEIIVMLGENGTGKTTMIKMMAGSLKPEDENTELPHVSISYKPQKISPKSETTVRFMLHDKIQNMYEHPQFKTDVMNPLMMEQLLDRNVKELSGGELQRVALALCLGKTASLYLIDEPSAYLDSEQRLHAAKVIKRFIMHAKKTAFVVEHDFIMATYLADRVVVFEGQPSVKCTACKPQSLLEGMNRFLKMLDITFRRDQETYRPRINKLDSVKDVDQKKSGQFFFLDDN encoded by the exons ATGAGTCGAAAAGGCCcattaataaaaaacaacgaGACGGACGTGCCACTGCGTATTGCTATTGTGGAAAAAGATCGCTGCAAGCCGAAAAATTGTGGTCTGGCGTGCAAAAGAGCTTGCCCAGTGAACAGACAAG GAAAACAGTGTATTGTCGTCGAGGCAACTTCCAcgatttctcaaatttccgaaatctTGTGCATTGGATGTGGTATCTGCGTGAAGAAGTGCCCATATGACGCAATCAAAATCATCAATCTCCCAGCAAATCTGGCAAATGAGACCACTCATCGTTACTCGCAGAATTCCTTCAAGTTGCATCGCCTGCCAACTCCTCGCTGTGGAGAAGTCCTCGGACTCGTCGGAACAAATGGAATCGGAAAATCGACGGCACTGAAAATTCTGGCCGGAAAACAGAAGccaaatttgggaaatttccaaaaagagcAAGAGTGGACGACTATTATCAACCATTTTCGAGGTTCAGAACTCCAGAATTACTTTACGCGAATTTTGGAGGATACTTTGAAGTGTGTCATCAAGCCACAATATGTCGATCAGATTCCAAGAGCTGCCAAGGGAActgttgagaaaaatttgaccCGAAAGCACGATAATGACAATTTGAACTCGGTTATTGATCAAATGG agcttCGTGGCCTTCTGGATCGTGAAATCGACCAACTCTCCGGCGGAGAACTCCAACGTTTCGCGATCGCAATGTGCTGTGTTCAAAAAGCCGACGTCTACATGTTCGATGAACCATCCTCTTACCTTGATGTCAAGCAACGTCTGAAGGCTGCCGCGATCATCCGCGAGCGTGTCAGTGATACGAACTATGTTGTAGTTGTTGAACACGACTTGGCAGTTCTCGATTATTTATCTGATTTCATTTGCTGCTTGTACGGAGTTCCTGGAGTTTATGGAGTTGTTACTCTGCCATCTGGTGTTCGTGAAGGTATCAACATGTTCTTGGAAGGATTCATTCGGACTGAAAATATGAGATTCAGAGAGTCAAAGCTCTCTTTCAAGACATCGGAGCAGCAGGAGGATATCAAGAGAACTGGAAATATTAAGTACCCGTCAATGTCAAAAACGCTTGGGAACTTCCATTTGGACGTTGAAGCCGGCGACTTTTCCGACTCGGAAATCATCGTGATGCTCGGAGAAAACGGTACAGGAAAGACGACGATGATCAAGATGATGGCTGGATCGTTGAAGCCTGAAGATGAGAACACTGAGCTCCCGCACGTCAGCATCTCGTACAAGCCGCAGAAGATCTcaccgaaatctgagactaCTGTACGCTTCATGCTTCACGATAAGATTCAGAACATGTACGAGCATCCACAATTCAAGACGGATGTGATGAATCCGTTGATGATGGAACAGTTGTTGGATCGAAAT GTGAAAGAACTTTCGGGAGGAGAATTACAACGTGTCGCTCTTGCCCTTTGCCTCGGAAAAACCGCCAGTTTGTACCTTATCGATGAGCCATCAGCTTACCTGGATTCGGAGCAACGTCTTCACGCGGCAAAAGTGATCAAAAGATTCATTATGCATGCCAAGAAGACGGCGTTTGTTGTCGAGCACGATTTCATTATGGCTACCTATTTGGCCGACAGAGTCGTCGTTTTCGAAGGTCAACCGTCGGTCAAGTGTACGGCTTGCAA accCCAATCCCTGCTGGAAGGAATGAATCGAttcttgaaaatgttggaTATCACTTTCCGTCGTGATCAGGAAACATATCGCCCACGCATCAATAAACTCGACTCGGTGAAGGATGTTGACCAAAAGAAGAGCGGACAATTCTTCTTCCTTGATGATAATTAA